From Amphritea atlantica, a single genomic window includes:
- the prpF gene encoding 2-methylaconitate cis-trans isomerase PrpF encodes MACVPQVKIPATYIRGGTSKGVFFRRQDLPEAAQQPGEARDNILLRVIGSPDPYGQQIDGMGGATSSTSKTVILDKSEQPDHDVDYLFGQVAINKAFVDWSGNCGNLTAAVGAFAISNGLVEADRIPENGICTVRIWQKNISKTIIAHVPMTNGEVQETGDFELDGVTFPAAEVVIEFMDPADGEGSMFPTGNLVDDLEVPGIGTFKATMINAGIPTIFLNAAEIGYTGTELQKDINSDAAALERFETIRAYGAVKMGLISDIAEAVARQHTPKVAFVAPATAYVSSSGKQISADDIDVCVRALSMGKLHHAMMGTASVAIATAAAVPGSLVNLAAGGVERDSVTFGHPSGTLRVGAAAEQKANGDWSATKAVMSRSARVLMEGFVRIPGDAF; translated from the coding sequence ATGGCATGTGTCCCACAGGTAAAAATTCCCGCTACCTACATTCGTGGCGGGACCAGTAAAGGTGTTTTCTTCCGTCGTCAGGATCTGCCGGAAGCGGCTCAGCAGCCAGGTGAAGCCCGCGATAATATCCTGCTGCGGGTGATCGGCAGCCCTGACCCCTATGGTCAGCAGATCGATGGTATGGGTGGGGCAACCTCCAGTACCAGCAAAACGGTGATCCTGGATAAGAGTGAACAGCCGGATCACGATGTCGACTACCTGTTTGGTCAGGTCGCTATCAATAAAGCGTTTGTTGACTGGTCGGGTAACTGTGGCAATCTGACCGCAGCGGTGGGTGCGTTTGCCATCAGCAATGGTCTCGTAGAGGCTGATCGGATTCCTGAAAACGGTATCTGTACGGTGCGGATCTGGCAGAAAAACATCAGTAAAACCATCATCGCTCATGTGCCGATGACTAATGGTGAGGTGCAGGAAACCGGCGACTTCGAGCTGGACGGTGTGACATTCCCGGCAGCTGAGGTGGTGATTGAGTTTATGGATCCGGCCGATGGTGAAGGGTCAATGTTCCCGACCGGTAATCTGGTGGACGACCTTGAGGTTCCGGGAATCGGCACATTCAAGGCTACGATGATCAATGCCGGCATCCCAACCATCTTTCTGAACGCGGCGGAGATCGGTTATACCGGCACCGAGCTGCAGAAAGATATCAACTCCGATGCCGCAGCCCTGGAGCGTTTTGAAACGATTCGTGCCTATGGTGCAGTGAAGATGGGGCTGATCAGTGATATTGCCGAAGCCGTAGCCCGTCAGCATACCCCCAAGGTTGCCTTTGTTGCACCGGCGACCGCTTATGTCTCGTCCAGTGGTAAGCAGATCTCAGCGGATGATATTGATGTCTGTGTCCGCGCGCTGTCCATGGGCAAGTTGCACCATGCGATGATGGGCACCGCCTCCGTGGCGATCGCTACTGCTGCTGCCGTGCCTGGGTCGCTGGTTAACCTGGCTGCCGGAGGTGTTGAACGTGATTCAGTTACCTTCGGCCATCCATCCGGTACCCTGCGTGTCGGTGCAGCTGCAGAGCAAAAAGCTAATGGTGACTGGAGCGCGACTAAGGCGGTAATGAGCCGCAGTGCACGGGTACTGATGGAGGGGTTCGTGAGGATTCCGGGAGATGCTTTCTAA
- a CDS encoding VOC family protein, which yields MDNQHEKLNYVEFGSMNLEATKEFFTAAFGWRFTDYGPEYCAFDQQGLEGGFYAANKAATQAAGSALLVFYSNDLEATRSKVDSQGGEISKEIFDFPGGRRFHFTEPGGNEFGVWSDMPALNA from the coding sequence ATGGATAACCAGCATGAGAAACTAAACTACGTTGAGTTCGGGTCGATGAATCTTGAAGCGACTAAAGAGTTTTTTACCGCTGCATTTGGCTGGAGGTTTACCGATTATGGCCCCGAGTACTGTGCCTTTGATCAGCAGGGGCTGGAGGGGGGCTTCTATGCTGCTAATAAAGCGGCGACTCAGGCGGCAGGTAGTGCTCTGCTGGTGTTTTACAGCAATGACCTTGAAGCTACCCGGTCAAAAGTTGACAGCCAGGGGGGCGAAATCAGTAAAGAGATCTTTGACTTTCCCGGCGGGCGGCGGTTCCACTTCACCGAGCCCGGCGGCAATGAGTTTGGCGTCTGGTCTGATATGCCTGCATTAAACGCCTGA
- a CDS encoding cation:proton antiporter: MDFIWVLFAFLCGLSLKVIGMPPLIGFLLAGFLLHFLGVEPSDSLDTLADLGITLMLFTIGLKLHIGDLLRREVWASTLNHMLLWTLLFGSFALMMAAATASYYSSVDLTTAALLGFALSFSSTVCIVKLLEESGEMKTRHGQLAIGVLVMQDIVAVLFLVAATGKLPSIWALLLFALVFARPLLYKLLDKAGHGELLPLTGFFFALGGYELFQLAGVKGDLGALVFGILLAQHSKASELTKSLLSFKDLFLIGFFLSIGFTALPTWSMLGTATLISLFICIKFLLFFGLFSRLRLRSRTAYLASLALSNFSEFGLIVAALSVESGWLSREWLVILALAVSLSFIFTSVLYPRAHDFYMRHKDHFKRYESSNRLKADIIEQFPQAEVLVIGMGRVGKGAYKALQNMIDYRVAGLDSDRFRAAELHQKGLSVCFGDGEDADFWESFDTSKIKLILLALPSIQDSRNITIQLANCGYTGQIAAIARYEDDRQKLLDAGIDKVFNFYREAGTGFAEDSLQMISKDYKQQSSGL, from the coding sequence ATGGATTTTATCTGGGTTCTGTTCGCCTTTCTCTGCGGGTTATCACTTAAAGTTATCGGAATGCCGCCGTTAATCGGTTTTTTACTGGCAGGTTTTCTGCTGCATTTCCTCGGTGTAGAGCCCTCCGACAGTCTTGATACCCTCGCCGACCTTGGCATCACCCTGATGTTGTTTACAATTGGGCTGAAACTGCATATCGGCGACCTGCTGCGGCGAGAGGTCTGGGCCAGTACCCTGAACCATATGCTGTTGTGGACTCTGCTATTTGGCTCTTTCGCTCTGATGATGGCTGCCGCGACTGCGTCCTATTACAGTAGTGTCGATCTGACCACGGCCGCACTGCTCGGCTTTGCCCTCAGTTTCAGCAGTACGGTTTGTATCGTTAAACTGCTGGAAGAGAGCGGCGAGATGAAAACCCGTCATGGCCAGCTGGCCATCGGCGTACTGGTTATGCAGGATATCGTTGCCGTACTGTTTTTGGTCGCGGCTACCGGGAAGCTGCCGTCGATCTGGGCGCTGTTGCTGTTCGCTCTGGTCTTTGCCCGCCCCCTATTGTACAAATTACTCGATAAAGCGGGTCACGGTGAGTTACTGCCGTTAACCGGTTTTTTCTTCGCGCTGGGCGGCTACGAGCTTTTCCAACTGGCCGGCGTCAAGGGCGATCTCGGTGCGCTGGTATTTGGTATATTGCTGGCCCAGCACAGTAAGGCCTCGGAACTGACCAAATCCCTGCTGAGCTTTAAAGACCTGTTCCTGATCGGCTTTTTCCTGTCGATCGGCTTTACGGCACTGCCAACCTGGTCAATGCTGGGTACGGCAACACTCATTTCTCTGTTTATTTGCATCAAATTCCTGCTATTTTTTGGGCTTTTCTCACGCCTCAGACTGAGAAGTCGTACCGCTTACCTGGCCTCACTTGCACTGAGTAATTTCAGCGAATTTGGCCTTATCGTGGCGGCGCTGAGTGTCGAGTCAGGCTGGCTCAGCCGTGAGTGGCTGGTAATTCTTGCTTTAGCTGTTTCACTGTCATTTATTTTCACCAGTGTCCTCTATCCAAGAGCACACGATTTCTACATGCGGCATAAAGATCACTTCAAGCGGTATGAAAGCAGTAATCGTCTAAAAGCAGACATCATTGAACAGTTTCCCCAGGCTGAAGTGCTGGTCATCGGTATGGGACGGGTTGGCAAAGGCGCCTATAAAGCACTGCAGAATATGATCGACTACAGGGTTGCCGGGCTGGATTCAGACCGATTCAGGGCTGCTGAGCTGCATCAGAAGGGCTTGAGTGTCTGCTTTGGCGATGGTGAAGACGCCGATTTTTGGGAAAGCTTCGATACCTCAAAGATCAAACTCATACTGCTAGCCCTCCCCTCTATCCAGGACAGCCGCAATATTACGATTCAGCTGGCTAACTGTGGTTACACGGGGCAAATTGCAGCGATTGCCAGGTATGAAGATGACCGGCAAAAGCTGCTGGATGCGGGTATCGATAAAGTGTTCAACTTCTACAGAGAAGCCGGTACCGGTTTTGCTGAAGACAGTCTGCAGATGATATCGAAAGATTATAAGCAACAGTCATCCGGCTTATAG
- a CDS encoding UDP-2,3-diacylglucosamine diphosphatase, whose amino-acid sequence MRTLFISDLHLHSGRPDLTRALLHFLASTAQECDQLYILGDLFEAWIGDDFIPEDLQPVVDALNALSRSGCEIFFQHGNRDFLVGQRFAELTGVQILGDSEIIELASGPALLMHGDQLCTDDHAYQALRQQLRNPQWQQAVLAKSVTERLEMAKQLRMASETQTADKSTEIMDVNPQAVQQAMATANSDLLIHGHTHRPAVHSLEAGKRRIVLGDWDKSGWYLEASEQGEKLIEFNLN is encoded by the coding sequence ATGAGAACACTATTCATCTCTGATCTTCACCTGCATAGCGGACGCCCGGATCTTACCCGGGCGCTGCTTCATTTTCTTGCTTCAACGGCTCAAGAGTGTGACCAGCTGTATATTCTCGGCGACCTGTTTGAAGCCTGGATCGGTGATGATTTTATTCCTGAAGATCTGCAACCGGTTGTTGATGCACTCAATGCCCTGTCCCGCTCCGGCTGTGAGATATTCTTTCAGCACGGTAACCGGGACTTTCTGGTCGGCCAACGCTTTGCTGAGCTGACCGGGGTGCAGATTCTCGGCGACAGTGAGATCATTGAGTTAGCTTCAGGCCCCGCTCTGCTGATGCACGGTGATCAGTTGTGTACCGACGATCATGCTTACCAGGCCCTGCGCCAGCAATTGAGAAACCCTCAATGGCAACAAGCGGTGCTCGCTAAGTCAGTCACCGAACGACTGGAAATGGCAAAGCAGCTGCGGATGGCCAGCGAAACCCAGACCGCAGATAAGAGCACCGAGATAATGGATGTCAACCCGCAAGCTGTGCAGCAAGCGATGGCTACGGCAAACTCTGATCTGCTGATTCACGGACACACCCATCGCCCAGCAGTCCACTCCCTTGAAGCGGGTAAACGTCGCATCGTTCTGGGAGACTGGGATAAATCCGGCTGGTATCTGGAAGCATCAGAACAGGGTGAAAAGTTAATCGAATTTAATCTCAACTGA
- a CDS encoding peptidylprolyl isomerase encodes MIVLHTNFGDITIELDYEKAPKSAENFENYVKDGFYDGVIFHRVIDGFMIQGGGFEPGMVSKKTAGSIENEADNGLQNKRGTLAMARTMDPHSASAQFFINVSDNTFLDHTAKTTEGWGYAVFAKVTEGMDVVDKIKGVSTTFRGGHQDVPAEDVIITSAEIMEADSAE; translated from the coding sequence ATGATCGTACTGCACACTAACTTCGGCGACATCACTATTGAGCTCGATTATGAAAAAGCGCCTAAGTCCGCAGAAAACTTCGAAAACTATGTTAAAGACGGCTTCTATGACGGTGTGATTTTTCACCGGGTTATTGATGGCTTTATGATTCAGGGTGGTGGTTTTGAGCCAGGAATGGTCAGCAAGAAAACCGCTGGCAGCATCGAAAACGAAGCGGATAACGGTCTGCAAAACAAGCGCGGCACGCTGGCGATGGCGCGTACCATGGATCCGCACAGTGCGTCTGCTCAGTTCTTTATCAACGTCAGTGACAACACTTTCCTCGATCATACGGCTAAAACCACCGAAGGCTGGGGCTATGCAGTGTTCGCTAAAGTAACTGAAGGTATGGACGTGGTCGATAAGATCAAAGGCGTTTCCACAACCTTCCGTGGCGGCCACCAGGATGTTCCTGCTGAAGATGTGATCATCACCTCAGCTGAAATCATGGAAGCAGATAGCGCTGAATAA
- a CDS encoding glutamine--tRNA ligase/YqeY domain fusion protein, protein MSNNDASNAAKQPTNFIHQIIEQDQQQGLGKVVTRFPPEPNGYLHIGHAKSICLNFGTAEKYNGECNLRFDDTNPGKEDQEYVDAIMDDVRWLGFNWAGDVRYASDYFDTFYAWAQHLINEGKAYVCDLSPERASEYRGWATEPGKNSPFRERSAEENLDLLERMKTGEFDEGSRVLRAKINMASPNMNLRDPILYRIRKQSHHQTGDKWCIYPSYDFAHGQEDAIEGVTHSICTLEFADHRPLYEWFIENLPVPSTPRQYEFGRLNINYTVTSKRKLKQLVDEGYVNGWDDPRMPTIQGMRRRGYSPQAVRNFCDSLAVSKTDGTVDMAQFEFFIREDLNDNAARAMCVMNPLKLVITNFPEGQVERLSAPVHPQKEMGSRELPFTRELYIDRADFSEDSTLSRKKFRLLVPGDYMRLRSAYVICADEVIKDADGEITEVHASLIPGTVGENPPEGIKPRGVMHWVSATEGKQATVRIYDRLFNVESPDKGGEDFLTNINPDSFSETVNCWVEPGLVDAAPETSFQFEREGYFVADRYEHSAEHPVFNKTIGLRDTWKK, encoded by the coding sequence ATGAGCAATAACGACGCCAGTAACGCTGCTAAACAGCCCACCAATTTTATTCATCAGATAATCGAACAGGACCAGCAGCAGGGACTGGGAAAAGTGGTTACACGTTTTCCGCCGGAGCCCAATGGCTATCTGCATATCGGTCATGCCAAGTCGATCTGTCTGAACTTTGGTACCGCTGAAAAGTATAACGGCGAATGTAACCTGCGTTTTGATGATACCAATCCAGGCAAAGAGGATCAGGAGTACGTCGACGCAATAATGGACGACGTGCGCTGGCTCGGGTTTAACTGGGCGGGTGATGTGCGTTACGCCTCTGATTATTTTGATACATTCTATGCCTGGGCTCAGCACCTGATTAATGAAGGCAAAGCCTACGTATGTGACCTCAGCCCCGAACGGGCTAGTGAGTATCGTGGCTGGGCAACTGAGCCGGGTAAGAACAGCCCGTTCCGGGAGCGCTCTGCAGAAGAGAATCTGGATCTGCTGGAGCGAATGAAGACCGGTGAGTTCGATGAGGGCAGCCGGGTACTGCGTGCCAAGATCAATATGGCATCGCCGAACATGAATCTGCGTGACCCGATTCTCTACCGTATTCGTAAGCAGAGTCACCACCAGACCGGTGATAAGTGGTGTATCTATCCCAGCTATGATTTTGCCCATGGTCAGGAAGATGCGATTGAGGGTGTTACCCATTCAATCTGCACCCTTGAATTTGCCGATCACCGTCCTTTGTATGAGTGGTTTATTGAAAACCTACCGGTGCCGAGCACGCCCCGTCAGTATGAGTTTGGCCGCCTGAATATCAACTACACAGTGACCAGCAAGCGTAAGCTGAAACAACTGGTCGATGAAGGCTACGTCAATGGCTGGGATGATCCGCGTATGCCGACCATTCAGGGGATGCGTCGTCGCGGTTACAGTCCGCAGGCCGTGCGCAATTTCTGTGACAGTCTGGCGGTGTCTAAAACCGATGGTACGGTTGATATGGCGCAGTTTGAGTTCTTTATCCGTGAGGACCTGAATGACAATGCTGCCCGCGCTATGTGCGTCATGAATCCGTTGAAACTGGTTATAACCAACTTCCCTGAAGGCCAGGTTGAAAGGCTCAGTGCTCCGGTTCATCCGCAGAAAGAGATGGGCTCCCGTGAACTGCCGTTTACCCGTGAGCTGTATATCGATCGCGCTGACTTCAGTGAGGACTCGACCCTGTCACGGAAGAAATTCCGCTTGCTGGTGCCGGGTGACTACATGCGTCTGCGCAGTGCTTATGTGATCTGTGCCGATGAGGTGATTAAAGATGCCGATGGTGAGATCACAGAAGTTCATGCTTCACTGATTCCCGGTACCGTAGGGGAAAACCCACCGGAAGGGATCAAGCCCCGTGGTGTCATGCACTGGGTATCCGCTACTGAAGGGAAGCAGGCGACCGTACGTATCTATGATCGCTTATTTAACGTTGAGTCTCCGGATAAAGGTGGGGAGGATTTCCTCACTAATATTAACCCGGACTCCTTCAGTGAAACAGTTAACTGCTGGGTCGAGCCCGGTCTGGTGGATGCCGCTCCGGAAACCAGTTTTCAGTTTGAGCGTGAAGGTTACTTTGTAGCCGATCGCTATGAGCATTCAGCGGAACACCCGGTGTTTAACAAGACGATTGGTCTTCGCGATACCTGGAAAAAATAG
- a CDS encoding hemerythrin domain-containing protein, with amino-acid sequence MSTQPHSPTDDFSQCHVSIIENFKQLRELGKSDIADPVQPEVQQSANKLLNFYHEVVLNHHHEEEQELFTIVMDCASPGEELQQSAAMVKRLTKEHRNLEKEWKKIEADLKKLAKGKFTRLDKDASVAMAEHYLLHAKYEETFFLPLSARILKNTDLESLGLSLHTRHNLHKTPGYI; translated from the coding sequence ATGAGCACTCAACCACACAGCCCAACCGATGACTTTTCCCAATGTCATGTCTCTATCATTGAAAACTTCAAACAGCTGCGGGAACTGGGAAAATCAGATATAGCCGATCCAGTTCAGCCTGAGGTTCAGCAAAGCGCGAATAAACTGCTTAATTTTTACCATGAAGTGGTGCTCAATCATCACCATGAAGAGGAACAGGAGCTGTTTACCATTGTGATGGACTGCGCCAGTCCCGGTGAAGAGCTGCAGCAATCAGCAGCGATGGTTAAGCGGCTGACTAAGGAACATCGCAATCTGGAAAAAGAATGGAAAAAAATCGAAGCGGACCTGAAAAAGCTGGCGAAAGGTAAATTTACCCGGCTTGACAAGGATGCATCGGTCGCGATGGCAGAGCATTACCTGCTACACGCGAAATATGAAGAAACATTTTTCCTGCCACTGTCAGCCCGCATTCTCAAAAATACAGATCTTGAATCGTTAGGACTGAGTCTGCACACCCGGCATAATCTGCACAAAACCCCCGGTTATATCTGA
- the ftnA gene encoding non-heme ferritin, translated as MLSDNMLEKLNNQINLEFYSSNMYLQMSSWAESKGFDGCAEFLSLHADEEMQHMKRLFTYVNETGSMARIGAIEAPPEEFSSIKDLFEKVYEHECLITTEINGLAHTAFTNQDYSTFNFLQWYVAEQHEEEKTFKGILDKIEIIGEDGKGLFFIDKEIGQMKSAGIGSIIQEPQA; from the coding sequence ATGCTTAGCGATAATATGCTGGAAAAGCTCAATAACCAGATCAACCTCGAATTTTACTCGTCGAATATGTACCTGCAAATGAGCTCATGGGCAGAATCAAAAGGGTTTGATGGCTGCGCAGAGTTTCTGTCTCTACATGCAGATGAAGAGATGCAGCACATGAAACGCCTTTTCACCTATGTAAACGAAACCGGCAGCATGGCACGTATTGGTGCAATAGAAGCACCTCCCGAAGAGTTTAGCTCGATCAAGGATCTGTTTGAAAAAGTCTATGAACACGAATGCCTGATCACCACAGAGATCAATGGCCTGGCCCATACGGCCTTTACTAATCAGGACTACTCTACTTTTAACTTCCTGCAATGGTATGTCGCGGAACAGCATGAAGAGGAAAAAACCTTCAAGGGCATTCTGGACAAGATAGAAATCATTGGTGAGGATGGTAAAGGCCTGTTCTTTATCGATAAAGAGATTGGGCAGATGAAAAGCGCTGGAATCGGTAGCATTATTCAGGAACCACAAGCCTGA
- the nifJ gene encoding pyruvate:ferredoxin (flavodoxin) oxidoreductase: MMDGNEAAAYIAHHLNDVIAIYPITPASPMGEMSDSWSADGVKNLWGVIPDVIELQSEGGAAGAVHGALQAGAKTTTFTASQGLLLKIPNMYKIAGELSPTVFHIAARSLATHALSIFCDHSDVMATRSTGFAMLSSNSVQEVMDMATIAEMSTLEGRIPILHFFDGFRTSHEVSKVEVVTEAMLRQLIDMQQVRNCRNRALSPDHPVVRGTSQNPDIFFQAREACNPYYDAFPEIVQQAMNRFAEVTGRQYQLYEYEGAADAESVIILMGSGAETATETVDYINRNGGKTGVLKVRLFRPFDAQRLLKALPDSIKQIAVLDRTKEPGADGEPLYKDIATAFMQSMLSGKLTADKLPKLLGGRFGLSSKEFTPAMIRGVFDELDKPHSKNLFTVGIDDDLTHTSISYDPNFITDAHDDAYQAVFYGLGADGTVSANKNSIKIIGDQEGYYAQGHFVYDSKKSGAVTVSHLRFGPHKIHSAYEIQAGQADFVACHQPRFLSLYPMLDKARDGAVFLLNSSASPDELWDTLPESVQQQLIEKQIRLFAIDAYRVATECGMGKRINTIMQSCFFKISGILPLDNAISLIKDAVKKSYSSNPKVVGLNLDAIDASLSQLHEVKVHDRATSRIPMHELSANTANDFVRQLTAELIAGHGDRIPVSALSADGTWPTGTTAFEKRDLATELPLWDENLCTHCGKCVLVCPHSVIRSKIFDKSLLQQTPDGFRAVPVKGAKDFPADSFISYQVSPADCTGCTLCVDICPIVDKQNPAHKAINMVPKEQTFDVEKDNWEFFLSLPEFDRTTLKKSTLKGSMVFQPLFEFSGACSGCGETSYIRLASQLFGDRMLVANATGCSSIYGGNLPTTPWTKNPEGRGPAWNNSLFEDNAEFGLGMRVALDKQKDYAISLLHELSDKLDPALVESLLSETEADEAGIEHQRQSIEKLKLALDGLSDHSQIGDKAVELRHLADQLSRKSVWIIGGDGWAYDIGFGGLDHVLASGRNVNILVLDTEVYSNTGGQTSKATPIGAVAKFSASGKSVAKKDLARIAMDYEHVYVAHVAYAAKDVQTLRAFLEAESYDGPSLIIAYSPCIAHGFEMKDNHLHQQLAVDSGHWPLFRYDPRLADKHQNPLKMDSRPPSIPYSEFARRETRFNSLLKAHPAEAAAFLEKAQHDVSERYKHYQQMAEMDWDEAPIPK, from the coding sequence ATGATGGATGGTAATGAAGCTGCGGCCTACATCGCCCATCACCTCAATGATGTCATCGCCATCTACCCTATCACACCGGCCTCACCGATGGGTGAGATGAGCGATAGCTGGAGTGCCGATGGTGTAAAAAATCTCTGGGGCGTTATTCCCGATGTTATTGAATTACAAAGTGAAGGGGGGGCTGCCGGTGCCGTGCACGGTGCTCTGCAGGCGGGCGCAAAAACCACCACCTTTACGGCGTCTCAGGGTTTGCTGCTTAAGATTCCGAACATGTACAAAATCGCCGGTGAACTCAGCCCGACGGTGTTTCATATTGCGGCCCGCTCTCTGGCAACTCATGCCCTGTCAATCTTCTGTGACCACAGTGATGTAATGGCCACCCGGTCCACTGGCTTTGCCATGCTTTCTTCCAACTCGGTTCAGGAGGTGATGGATATGGCCACCATCGCTGAAATGTCGACTCTGGAGGGGCGGATCCCGATACTGCATTTCTTTGATGGATTTCGCACCAGCCACGAAGTCAGTAAGGTCGAAGTGGTGACAGAGGCGATGCTGCGGCAACTGATCGATATGCAACAGGTGCGCAATTGCCGCAACCGGGCACTCTCGCCAGACCACCCGGTGGTGCGGGGCACATCGCAAAATCCGGATATTTTTTTCCAGGCGCGGGAAGCCTGCAACCCCTATTATGACGCCTTCCCTGAGATCGTTCAGCAGGCGATGAACCGGTTTGCTGAGGTCACCGGACGTCAGTATCAGCTCTACGAATATGAAGGGGCCGCAGACGCCGAGTCGGTGATTATCCTGATGGGTTCCGGGGCCGAAACAGCCACGGAAACGGTCGATTATATCAACCGTAACGGGGGCAAGACCGGCGTACTGAAAGTCCGCCTGTTCCGACCATTCGATGCGCAACGCCTGTTAAAGGCCCTGCCCGACAGTATTAAGCAGATCGCGGTACTGGATCGCACCAAAGAACCCGGTGCTGATGGGGAGCCTCTGTACAAAGATATCGCCACGGCGTTTATGCAATCGATGCTGTCCGGAAAGTTAACCGCAGATAAGCTACCGAAACTGCTGGGCGGACGCTTTGGTCTCTCCTCAAAAGAGTTTACCCCGGCGATGATCCGTGGTGTCTTTGATGAACTGGACAAACCCCATAGTAAAAACCTGTTTACCGTCGGCATCGATGATGACCTGACCCACACCAGTATCAGCTATGACCCGAACTTTATCACCGACGCCCATGACGATGCCTATCAGGCGGTATTCTACGGCCTGGGCGCTGACGGAACCGTCAGTGCCAATAAGAACAGTATAAAAATCATCGGTGATCAGGAAGGCTACTACGCCCAGGGACACTTTGTGTATGATTCGAAGAAATCCGGAGCCGTCACGGTGTCCCATCTGCGCTTCGGGCCTCACAAAATCCATTCGGCCTATGAGATACAGGCCGGGCAGGCGGATTTTGTTGCCTGTCATCAGCCGCGTTTTCTCAGCCTCTACCCGATGCTGGATAAAGCCCGTGATGGCGCAGTATTCCTGCTCAACAGCAGCGCCTCGCCAGATGAACTCTGGGATACCCTGCCCGAGTCTGTTCAGCAGCAACTGATCGAAAAACAGATCCGTCTGTTTGCCATTGATGCCTATCGGGTTGCGACCGAATGCGGAATGGGTAAACGGATCAATACCATAATGCAAAGCTGCTTCTTTAAGATCTCGGGTATTCTGCCGCTCGATAATGCAATAAGCCTGATCAAGGACGCAGTCAAAAAATCCTATAGCAGTAACCCGAAAGTTGTCGGGCTCAACCTTGATGCGATTGATGCCAGCCTCAGTCAGCTGCATGAGGTGAAGGTGCATGACAGGGCCACCAGCCGGATTCCGATGCATGAACTGAGCGCCAACACTGCCAATGACTTTGTCCGCCAACTGACTGCTGAACTGATTGCCGGTCATGGCGACCGGATTCCTGTGAGCGCCCTCTCAGCAGATGGTACCTGGCCCACCGGCACCACCGCATTTGAAAAACGCGATCTGGCGACTGAACTGCCACTGTGGGATGAAAACCTATGTACCCACTGCGGTAAATGTGTGCTGGTCTGCCCCCATAGCGTTATCCGCAGCAAGATCTTCGATAAGTCACTTCTGCAACAGACGCCGGACGGTTTCAGAGCGGTGCCGGTTAAAGGTGCAAAAGATTTCCCTGCCGACAGCTTCATCAGCTATCAGGTATCCCCCGCCGATTGCACCGGCTGCACGCTCTGTGTTGATATCTGTCCGATTGTTGATAAACAGAATCCGGCGCATAAAGCGATCAATATGGTACCGAAGGAGCAAACCTTCGACGTTGAAAAAGATAACTGGGAGTTCTTCCTGTCATTACCGGAGTTTGACCGTACCACCCTTAAAAAGTCGACGCTCAAAGGCTCTATGGTGTTCCAGCCCCTGTTCGAATTCAGTGGTGCCTGCTCCGGCTGTGGTGAAACCTCCTATATCCGTCTGGCCAGTCAGCTATTTGGCGACCGGATGCTGGTTGCCAACGCCACCGGTTGTTCATCAATCTATGGCGGAAACCTGCCGACAACCCCCTGGACCAAAAATCCGGAAGGACGGGGGCCGGCCTGGAATAACTCCCTGTTTGAGGATAATGCGGAGTTTGGTCTGGGCATGCGGGTGGCACTGGATAAACAGAAAGACTACGCCATCAGCCTGTTGCATGAGTTAAGCGATAAGCTTGATCCTGCACTGGTTGAATCGCTGCTGAGTGAAACAGAAGCGGATGAAGCGGGTATCGAACATCAGCGTCAGTCAATCGAGAAGCTGAAGCTCGCACTGGATGGTCTCAGCGATCATTCTCAGATCGGTGACAAAGCGGTTGAGCTGCGCCACCTTGCCGACCAGCTCAGTCGTAAGAGTGTCTGGATTATCGGCGGCGATGGCTGGGCTTACGACATTGGTTTCGGCGGCCTGGATCATGTGCTGGCATCAGGACGCAACGTGAATATTCTGGTGCTGGATACTGAGGTGTACTCCAACACTGGCGGACAGACCTCGAAAGCGACTCCGATCGGCGCGGTCGCCAAATTTTCCGCGTCCGGCAAATCGGTGGCAAAAAAAGACCTCGCCCGTATCGCGATGGATTATGAGCATGTCTATGTCGCCCATGTGGCCTATGCAGCTAAAGATGTTCAGACCCTGCGGGCCTTCCTTGAAGCTGAATCCTATGATGGCCCCTCCCTGATCATCGCTTACTCTCCCTGTATCGCCCACGGCTTTGAGATGAAGGATAACCATCTGCATCAGCAACTGGCGGTGGATAGTGGCCACTGGCCTCTGTTCCGCTACGACCCGCGTCTGGCGGACAAACACCAGAACCCACTGAAAATGGATTCCAGACCGCCCTCTATCCCCTATTCTGAATTTGCCCGCAGAGAAACCCGTTTCAACTCCCTGCTCAAAGCACATCCGGCAGAAGCCGCAGCTTTCCTGGAAAAGGCACAACACGATGTCAGCGAGCGTTATAAACATTATCAGCAAATGGCTGAGATGGACTGGGATGAGGCGCCGATACCGAAATAA